One genomic region from Rosa rugosa chromosome 1, drRosRugo1.1, whole genome shotgun sequence encodes:
- the LOC133725778 gene encoding protein FAR1-RELATED SEQUENCE 2-like isoform X2, translating into MEIDLELPTCEQGKLETRLDKDVNIVEINVEKKSEHVKEAHGLRANESVSGVEDQDDANNVEVRVVDKGVVNTVDAADEMNVEKSSEHVGEACGSSANKSASDFQGQDDVNNFVANVVDKGFVVREPENGLEFETKEDAYSYYREYARSVGFGVTIIASRRSKKTGKFIDIKLACSRYRKQEAGDTENRRIQLLNTGCKAGLQMKKRENEKWYIHSFVKEHNHEMGDGFINALGGRNKRPATVACQKKGLQFTLDKEDVQVMFEQLMCMQDENPNFFYAIEFDNDKQLRSVFWVDANGRRDYNSFCDVVLFDTYYVRNNYKIPLVPIVGVNHHFQYILLGCALIGDETTADFVWLMRTWLKAVGGQAPRVVITDQEKYLKEAVADVFTDACHRFCLWHVLTRIHDNVGSINEDAIFQAKLNKWIYRSWTVQQFEQRWWKLINRFELRENERLCLFSLYEDRKYWAPTYMQDSCSAGMSTVERSGSVTSFFDRYISQEAMVKDFMEQYKTFLKDRYDMEANAAFEAQNKRPELRSLSPFEKQMSTIYTDTIFRKFQGEVLGVDSCHLQKEGQDEATVIFRVDDLEERQNFIVAWNEPELRVCCLCHSFEYKGFLCRHALLVLHMSGVSRIPSHYILKRWMKDARVRHTVSDVSKRLNYRVQRFNDLCKLAVKLGEEGSLSPETYQIAFQALDEVLKQCVNVNNSVRGLSEPNASCIHGSNDLEEGNHSGGMAKLSKKKKTHRKRKGQTEPDGIPIRLQDSYQQMELMNSGARNLDSCHVPQQELQGELGSKGRAQDSCYGAQQSMQEMGRLDSVSPICDGYYGNQQVSRGYLHSLPTRVGHHGTQQSMQGMFQGQLGFRAPAVHSSFDIRDTLKDLSAGSSRCHGSTSKHPLNKHLPQ; encoded by the exons ATGGAGATAGATCTTGAACTGCCCACATGTGAGCAGGGCAAGTTAGAGACTAGGTTGGATAAAGATGTTAATATTGTGGAGATAAATGTTGAGAAGAAGAGTGAGCATGTTAAAGAAGCTCATGGATTGAGAGCAAACGAGAGTGTTTCCGGAGTTGAGGATCAAGATGATGCGAACAATGTTGAAGTTAGAGTAGTTGATAAGGGGGTTGTTAATACTGTGGATGCCGCAGATGAGATGAATGTTGAGAAGAGCAGTGAGCATGTTGGGGAAGCTTGTGGGTCGAGTGCAAACAAAAGTGCTTCTGATTTTCAGGGGCAAGATGATGTGAACAATTTTGTGGCGAATGTAGTTGATAAGGGGTTTGTTGTTCGTGAGCCTGAAAATGGTTTGGAGTTTGAGACTAAGGAAGATGCTTATTCCTACTACAGAGAATATGCTCGGTCGGTGGGGTTTGGCGTCACAATTATAGCCAGTCGGCGCTCTAAAAAAACTGGAAAATTCATTGACATAAAGCTTGCATGTTCTAGATATCGAAAGCAGGAAGCTGGCGATACAGAAAATCGAAGAATCCAACTATTGAACACAGGCTGCAAAGCTGGCTTGCAAATGAAGAAGCGAGAGAATGAAAAATGGTATATACATAGTTTTGTGAAGGAGCATAACCATGAGATGGGGGATGGTTTTATTAATGCTTTAGGGGGAAGAAACAAGAGACCTGCAACTGTTGCTTGTCAGAAGAAGGGTCTGCAGTTCACTTTAGATAAGGAAGATGTCCAAGTAATGTTTGAACAGTTGATGTGTATGCAGGACGAGAATCCCAACTTCTTCTATGCCATAGAGTTTGACAATGACAAACAATTGAGAAGTGTGTTTTGGGTTGACGCAAACGGTAGGCGTGATTATAACAGTTTCTGTGATGTAGTCTTGTTTGATACTTATTATGTTAGAAACAACTATAAAATTCCTTTAGTTCCTATTGTTGGAGTTAATCATCACTTTCAGTACATTTTACTTGGATGTGCATTGATTGGAGATGAGACTACAGCGGATTTTGTTTGGTTAATGCGGACATGGCTAAAAGCTGTGGGTGGCCAAGCTCCAAGAGTGGTTATTACTGATCAAGAGAAATACTTGAAGGAAGCTGTAGCAGATGTATTTACTGATGCATGCCATCGTTTTTGTTTATGGCATGTATTGACTAGGATTCATGACAATGTGGGTTCCATAAATGAAGATGCAATATTTCAGGCAAAATTGAACAAATGGATTTACCGGTCTTGGACTGTTCAACAATTTGAACAGAGATGGTGGAAATTGATTAACAGATTTGAACTAAGGGAAAATGAACGCCTTTGCTTATTCTCATTGTATGAAGATCGGAAATACTGGGCTCCAACTTATATGCAGGATTCGTGTTCAGCTGGAATGTCAACAGTTGAACGATCTGGAAGTGTAACTTCATTTTTTGATAGGTACATATCTCAAGAAGctatggttaaggattttatgGAGCAGTACAAAACATTTTTGAAAGATAGGTACGACATGGAAGCaaatgctgcttttgaagcacaGAATAAACGACCTGAATTAAGATCACTGTCACCTTTTGAGAAACAAATGTCAACTATATATACAGATACAATATTTAGAAAATTTCAAGGCGAGGTTTTGGGAGTAGATTCTTGTCATTTGCAGAAGGAAGGTCAAGATGAAGCAACTGTAATATTCCGAGTTGATGACTTGGAAGAACGGCAGAATTTCATTGTAGCGTGGAATGAACCAGAATTAAGAGTATGCTGTTTATGTCATTCATTTGAATACAAAGGTTTTCTCTGTAGACATGCACTTCTGGTCCTTCATATGTCTGGTGTTTCCCGAATCCCATCCCATTACATTTTGAAGCGCTGGATGAAAGATGCAAGAGTTAGGCACACTGTTAGTGATGTGTCAAAGAGGCTTAACTACAGGGTGCAGCGGTTCAATGATCTGTGTAAATTAGCCGTTAAATTGGGTGAGGAGGGGTCTTTGTCTCCGGAAACTTACCAGATTGCATTTCAAGCATTAGACGAAGTACTGAAACAATGTGTCAATGTCAACAATTCTGTAAGGGGGCTTTCAGAACCCAATGCATCATGTATTCATGGGTCAAATGATCTTGAGGAAGGGAATCACAGCGGCGGAATGGCTAAGTTgtctaagaaaaagaaaacgcACAGAAAAAGAAAG GGGCAAACTGAGCCAGATGGTATACCTATCAGGTTGCAAGATAGCTACCAGCAGATG GAATTGATGAACTCTGGAGCACGTAACCTTGATAGTTGTCACGTTCCTCAGCAGGAATTGCAAGGG GAACTTGGTTCTAAAGGTCGTGCTCAGGATAGCTGTTATGGTGCTCAGCAGAGTATGCAAGAAATG GGACGGTTGGACTCAGTATCTCCCATCTGTGATGGTTACTATGGCAATCAACAGGTATCACGG GGATATTTGCATTCGTTACCAACCCGTGTTGGTCATCATGGGACCCAACAGAGTATGCAAGGAATG
- the LOC133725778 gene encoding protein FAR1-RELATED SEQUENCE 2-like isoform X1: MEIDLELPTCEQGKLETRLDKDVNIVEINVEKKSEHVKEAHGLRANESVSGVEDQDDANNVEVRVVDKGVVNTVDAADEMNVEKSSEHVGEACGSSANKSASDFQGQDDVNNFVANVVDKGFVVREPENGLEFETKEDAYSYYREYARSVGFGVTIIASRRSKKTGKFIDIKLACSRYRKQEAGDTENRRIQLLNTGCKAGLQMKKRENEKWYIHSFVKEHNHEMGDGFINALGGRNKRPATVACQKKGLQFTLDKEDVQVMFEQLMCMQDENPNFFYAIEFDNDKQLRSVFWVDANGRRDYNSFCDVVLFDTYYVRNNYKIPLVPIVGVNHHFQYILLGCALIGDETTADFVWLMRTWLKAVGGQAPRVVITDQEKYLKEAVADVFTDACHRFCLWHVLTRIHDNVGSINEDAIFQAKLNKWIYRSWTVQQFEQRWWKLINRFELRENERLCLFSLYEDRKYWAPTYMQDSCSAGMSTVERSGSVTSFFDRYISQEAMVKDFMEQYKTFLKDRYDMEANAAFEAQNKRPELRSLSPFEKQMSTIYTDTIFRKFQGEVLGVDSCHLQKEGQDEATVIFRVDDLEERQNFIVAWNEPELRVCCLCHSFEYKGFLCRHALLVLHMSGVSRIPSHYILKRWMKDARVRHTVSDVSKRLNYRVQRFNDLCKLAVKLGEEGSLSPETYQIAFQALDEVLKQCVNVNNSVRGLSEPNASCIHGSNDLEEGNHSGGMAKLSKKKKTHRKRKGQTEPDGIPIRLQDSYQQMELMNSGARNLDSCHVPQQELQGELGSKGRAQDSCYGAQQSMQEMGRLDSVSPICDGYYGNQQVSRGYLHSLPTRVGHHGTQQSMQGMFQGQLGFRAPAVHSSFDIRDTLKDLEQSAGSSRCHGSTSKHPLNKHLPQ; this comes from the exons ATGGAGATAGATCTTGAACTGCCCACATGTGAGCAGGGCAAGTTAGAGACTAGGTTGGATAAAGATGTTAATATTGTGGAGATAAATGTTGAGAAGAAGAGTGAGCATGTTAAAGAAGCTCATGGATTGAGAGCAAACGAGAGTGTTTCCGGAGTTGAGGATCAAGATGATGCGAACAATGTTGAAGTTAGAGTAGTTGATAAGGGGGTTGTTAATACTGTGGATGCCGCAGATGAGATGAATGTTGAGAAGAGCAGTGAGCATGTTGGGGAAGCTTGTGGGTCGAGTGCAAACAAAAGTGCTTCTGATTTTCAGGGGCAAGATGATGTGAACAATTTTGTGGCGAATGTAGTTGATAAGGGGTTTGTTGTTCGTGAGCCTGAAAATGGTTTGGAGTTTGAGACTAAGGAAGATGCTTATTCCTACTACAGAGAATATGCTCGGTCGGTGGGGTTTGGCGTCACAATTATAGCCAGTCGGCGCTCTAAAAAAACTGGAAAATTCATTGACATAAAGCTTGCATGTTCTAGATATCGAAAGCAGGAAGCTGGCGATACAGAAAATCGAAGAATCCAACTATTGAACACAGGCTGCAAAGCTGGCTTGCAAATGAAGAAGCGAGAGAATGAAAAATGGTATATACATAGTTTTGTGAAGGAGCATAACCATGAGATGGGGGATGGTTTTATTAATGCTTTAGGGGGAAGAAACAAGAGACCTGCAACTGTTGCTTGTCAGAAGAAGGGTCTGCAGTTCACTTTAGATAAGGAAGATGTCCAAGTAATGTTTGAACAGTTGATGTGTATGCAGGACGAGAATCCCAACTTCTTCTATGCCATAGAGTTTGACAATGACAAACAATTGAGAAGTGTGTTTTGGGTTGACGCAAACGGTAGGCGTGATTATAACAGTTTCTGTGATGTAGTCTTGTTTGATACTTATTATGTTAGAAACAACTATAAAATTCCTTTAGTTCCTATTGTTGGAGTTAATCATCACTTTCAGTACATTTTACTTGGATGTGCATTGATTGGAGATGAGACTACAGCGGATTTTGTTTGGTTAATGCGGACATGGCTAAAAGCTGTGGGTGGCCAAGCTCCAAGAGTGGTTATTACTGATCAAGAGAAATACTTGAAGGAAGCTGTAGCAGATGTATTTACTGATGCATGCCATCGTTTTTGTTTATGGCATGTATTGACTAGGATTCATGACAATGTGGGTTCCATAAATGAAGATGCAATATTTCAGGCAAAATTGAACAAATGGATTTACCGGTCTTGGACTGTTCAACAATTTGAACAGAGATGGTGGAAATTGATTAACAGATTTGAACTAAGGGAAAATGAACGCCTTTGCTTATTCTCATTGTATGAAGATCGGAAATACTGGGCTCCAACTTATATGCAGGATTCGTGTTCAGCTGGAATGTCAACAGTTGAACGATCTGGAAGTGTAACTTCATTTTTTGATAGGTACATATCTCAAGAAGctatggttaaggattttatgGAGCAGTACAAAACATTTTTGAAAGATAGGTACGACATGGAAGCaaatgctgcttttgaagcacaGAATAAACGACCTGAATTAAGATCACTGTCACCTTTTGAGAAACAAATGTCAACTATATATACAGATACAATATTTAGAAAATTTCAAGGCGAGGTTTTGGGAGTAGATTCTTGTCATTTGCAGAAGGAAGGTCAAGATGAAGCAACTGTAATATTCCGAGTTGATGACTTGGAAGAACGGCAGAATTTCATTGTAGCGTGGAATGAACCAGAATTAAGAGTATGCTGTTTATGTCATTCATTTGAATACAAAGGTTTTCTCTGTAGACATGCACTTCTGGTCCTTCATATGTCTGGTGTTTCCCGAATCCCATCCCATTACATTTTGAAGCGCTGGATGAAAGATGCAAGAGTTAGGCACACTGTTAGTGATGTGTCAAAGAGGCTTAACTACAGGGTGCAGCGGTTCAATGATCTGTGTAAATTAGCCGTTAAATTGGGTGAGGAGGGGTCTTTGTCTCCGGAAACTTACCAGATTGCATTTCAAGCATTAGACGAAGTACTGAAACAATGTGTCAATGTCAACAATTCTGTAAGGGGGCTTTCAGAACCCAATGCATCATGTATTCATGGGTCAAATGATCTTGAGGAAGGGAATCACAGCGGCGGAATGGCTAAGTTgtctaagaaaaagaaaacgcACAGAAAAAGAAAG GGGCAAACTGAGCCAGATGGTATACCTATCAGGTTGCAAGATAGCTACCAGCAGATG GAATTGATGAACTCTGGAGCACGTAACCTTGATAGTTGTCACGTTCCTCAGCAGGAATTGCAAGGG GAACTTGGTTCTAAAGGTCGTGCTCAGGATAGCTGTTATGGTGCTCAGCAGAGTATGCAAGAAATG GGACGGTTGGACTCAGTATCTCCCATCTGTGATGGTTACTATGGCAATCAACAGGTATCACGG GGATATTTGCATTCGTTACCAACCCGTGTTGGTCATCATGGGACCCAACAGAGTATGCAAGGAATG
- the LOC133725778 gene encoding protein FAR1-RELATED SEQUENCE 2-like isoform X3, with amino-acid sequence MEIDLELPTCEQGKLETRLDKDVNIVEINVEKKSEHVKEAHGLRANESVSGVEDQDDANNVEVRVVDKGVVNTVDAADEMNVEKSSEHVGEACGSSANKSASDFQGQDDVNNFVANVVDKGFVVREPENGLEFETKEDAYSYYREYARSVGFGVTIIASRRSKKTGKFIDIKLACSRYRKQEAGDTENRRIQLLNTGCKAGLQMKKRENEKWYIHSFVKEHNHEMGDGFINALGGRNKRPATVACQKKGLQFTLDKEDVQVMFEQLMCMQDENPNFFYAIEFDNDKQLRSVFWVDANGRRDYNSFCDVVLFDTYYVRNNYKIPLVPIVGVNHHFQYILLGCALIGDETTADFVWLMRTWLKAVGGQAPRVVITDQEKYLKEAVADVFTDACHRFCLWHVLTRIHDNVGSINEDAIFQAKLNKWIYRSWTVQQFEQRWWKLINRFELRENERLCLFSLYEDRKYWAPTYMQDSCSAGMSTVERSGSVTSFFDRYISQEAMVKDFMEQYKTFLKDRYDMEANAAFEAQNKRPELRSLSPFEKQMSTIYTDTIFRKFQGEVLGVDSCHLQKEGQDEATVIFRVDDLEERQNFIVAWNEPELRVCCLCHSFEYKGFLCRHALLVLHMSGVSRIPSHYILKRWMKDARVRHTVSDVSKRLNYRVQRFNDLCKLAVKLGEEGSLSPETYQIAFQALDEVLKQCVNVNNSVRGLSEPNASCIHGSNDLEEGNHSGGMAKLSKKKKTHRKRKGQTEPDGIPIRLQDSYQQMELMNSGARNLDSCHVPQQELQGELGSKGRAQDSCYGAQQSMQEMGRLDSVSPICDGYYGNQQGYLHSLPTRVGHHGTQQSMQGMFQGQLGFRAPAVHSSFDIRDTLKDLEQSAGSSRCHGSTSKHPLNKHLPQ; translated from the exons ATGGAGATAGATCTTGAACTGCCCACATGTGAGCAGGGCAAGTTAGAGACTAGGTTGGATAAAGATGTTAATATTGTGGAGATAAATGTTGAGAAGAAGAGTGAGCATGTTAAAGAAGCTCATGGATTGAGAGCAAACGAGAGTGTTTCCGGAGTTGAGGATCAAGATGATGCGAACAATGTTGAAGTTAGAGTAGTTGATAAGGGGGTTGTTAATACTGTGGATGCCGCAGATGAGATGAATGTTGAGAAGAGCAGTGAGCATGTTGGGGAAGCTTGTGGGTCGAGTGCAAACAAAAGTGCTTCTGATTTTCAGGGGCAAGATGATGTGAACAATTTTGTGGCGAATGTAGTTGATAAGGGGTTTGTTGTTCGTGAGCCTGAAAATGGTTTGGAGTTTGAGACTAAGGAAGATGCTTATTCCTACTACAGAGAATATGCTCGGTCGGTGGGGTTTGGCGTCACAATTATAGCCAGTCGGCGCTCTAAAAAAACTGGAAAATTCATTGACATAAAGCTTGCATGTTCTAGATATCGAAAGCAGGAAGCTGGCGATACAGAAAATCGAAGAATCCAACTATTGAACACAGGCTGCAAAGCTGGCTTGCAAATGAAGAAGCGAGAGAATGAAAAATGGTATATACATAGTTTTGTGAAGGAGCATAACCATGAGATGGGGGATGGTTTTATTAATGCTTTAGGGGGAAGAAACAAGAGACCTGCAACTGTTGCTTGTCAGAAGAAGGGTCTGCAGTTCACTTTAGATAAGGAAGATGTCCAAGTAATGTTTGAACAGTTGATGTGTATGCAGGACGAGAATCCCAACTTCTTCTATGCCATAGAGTTTGACAATGACAAACAATTGAGAAGTGTGTTTTGGGTTGACGCAAACGGTAGGCGTGATTATAACAGTTTCTGTGATGTAGTCTTGTTTGATACTTATTATGTTAGAAACAACTATAAAATTCCTTTAGTTCCTATTGTTGGAGTTAATCATCACTTTCAGTACATTTTACTTGGATGTGCATTGATTGGAGATGAGACTACAGCGGATTTTGTTTGGTTAATGCGGACATGGCTAAAAGCTGTGGGTGGCCAAGCTCCAAGAGTGGTTATTACTGATCAAGAGAAATACTTGAAGGAAGCTGTAGCAGATGTATTTACTGATGCATGCCATCGTTTTTGTTTATGGCATGTATTGACTAGGATTCATGACAATGTGGGTTCCATAAATGAAGATGCAATATTTCAGGCAAAATTGAACAAATGGATTTACCGGTCTTGGACTGTTCAACAATTTGAACAGAGATGGTGGAAATTGATTAACAGATTTGAACTAAGGGAAAATGAACGCCTTTGCTTATTCTCATTGTATGAAGATCGGAAATACTGGGCTCCAACTTATATGCAGGATTCGTGTTCAGCTGGAATGTCAACAGTTGAACGATCTGGAAGTGTAACTTCATTTTTTGATAGGTACATATCTCAAGAAGctatggttaaggattttatgGAGCAGTACAAAACATTTTTGAAAGATAGGTACGACATGGAAGCaaatgctgcttttgaagcacaGAATAAACGACCTGAATTAAGATCACTGTCACCTTTTGAGAAACAAATGTCAACTATATATACAGATACAATATTTAGAAAATTTCAAGGCGAGGTTTTGGGAGTAGATTCTTGTCATTTGCAGAAGGAAGGTCAAGATGAAGCAACTGTAATATTCCGAGTTGATGACTTGGAAGAACGGCAGAATTTCATTGTAGCGTGGAATGAACCAGAATTAAGAGTATGCTGTTTATGTCATTCATTTGAATACAAAGGTTTTCTCTGTAGACATGCACTTCTGGTCCTTCATATGTCTGGTGTTTCCCGAATCCCATCCCATTACATTTTGAAGCGCTGGATGAAAGATGCAAGAGTTAGGCACACTGTTAGTGATGTGTCAAAGAGGCTTAACTACAGGGTGCAGCGGTTCAATGATCTGTGTAAATTAGCCGTTAAATTGGGTGAGGAGGGGTCTTTGTCTCCGGAAACTTACCAGATTGCATTTCAAGCATTAGACGAAGTACTGAAACAATGTGTCAATGTCAACAATTCTGTAAGGGGGCTTTCAGAACCCAATGCATCATGTATTCATGGGTCAAATGATCTTGAGGAAGGGAATCACAGCGGCGGAATGGCTAAGTTgtctaagaaaaagaaaacgcACAGAAAAAGAAAG GGGCAAACTGAGCCAGATGGTATACCTATCAGGTTGCAAGATAGCTACCAGCAGATG GAATTGATGAACTCTGGAGCACGTAACCTTGATAGTTGTCACGTTCCTCAGCAGGAATTGCAAGGG GAACTTGGTTCTAAAGGTCGTGCTCAGGATAGCTGTTATGGTGCTCAGCAGAGTATGCAAGAAATG GGACGGTTGGACTCAGTATCTCCCATCTGTGATGGTTACTATGGCAATCAACAG GGATATTTGCATTCGTTACCAACCCGTGTTGGTCATCATGGGACCCAACAGAGTATGCAAGGAATG